A window of Taeniopygia guttata chromosome 14, bTaeGut7.mat, whole genome shotgun sequence contains these coding sequences:
- the EARS2 gene encoding nondiscriminating glutamyl-tRNA synthetase EARS2, mitochondrial — MARAVRALRRAAGPAPGAAPAPGAEPGPGPGASGGPRVRFGPSPTGFLHLGGLRTALYNYIFAKKHQGTFILRVEDTDQSRVVPGAAEGIEDMLDWAGIPPDESPGRGGPAGPYVQSRRLELYGRAGAALLASGAAYRCFCSPQRLQLLRRDALRRQHTPRYDNRCRHLTPAEVAQKLSQGLDCVVRFRLEKGVEPFQDLVYGWNKHEVAEVEGDPVILKGDGFPTYHLANVVDDHYMGITHVLRGAEWLASTSKHLLLYKAFGWEPPRFGHLPLLLNKDGGKLSKRQGDIFLERFARDGFLPEALLDIVTNCGSGFTEKQMGRTLEELISQFEVGRITTHSALLDLEALPEFNRIHLTRHIENQGLRQKLVRELQGLVELVYGDQQVDPDVLEDEYVERVLLLRKGHISLLKSLVSSDYSYLWVRPLVSRQQLQTISAEADEIGKLVLGLMTRPAAALTVEELNKDLRSLQKQTRETKYSSMMQLLRLALSGRQHGPSVAEMMVTLGAEEVCGRIRRALSS; from the exons ATGGCGCGAGCCGTGCGCGCGCTGCGCCGCgcggcgggaccggcaccgggagcggcaccggcaccgggagcggAACCGGGGCCCGGGCCCGGGGCCTCGGGGGGGCCGCGCGTCCGGTTCGGGCCCAGCCCCACAG GTTTTCTGCATTTAGGTGGCCTTAGGACCGCTTTGTACAATTATATCTTTGCCAAAAAACACCAAGGGACGTTTATTTTAAGAGTGGAGGATACAGATCAGAGTCGGGTggtgcctggagctgcagaaggaaTAGAAGATATGTTGGACTGGGCAG GCATTCCCCCGGACGAGAGCCccgggcggggcggccccgccgggccctaCGTGCAGTCGCGGCGGCTGGAGCTGTACGGGCGGGCCGGCGCGGCGCTGCTGGCCAGCGGGGCTGCCTACCGCTGCTTCTGCAGCCCGCAGCGCCTGCAGCTGCTGCGCAGGGACGCGCTGCGCCGCCAGCACACCCCGCG GTATGACAACCGCTGTCGGCACCTGACGCCCGCAGAAGTGGCCCAGAAGCTGTCGCAGGGCCTGGACTGTGTCGTCCGCTTCCGCCTGGAGAAGGGCGTGGAGCCCTTCCAGGACCTGGTGTACGGCTGGAACAAGCACGAGGTGGCCGAGGTGGAAGGGGACCCCGTGATTCTCAAGGGGGACGGCTTCCCCACGTACCACCTGGCAAACGTGGTGGATGACCACTACATGGGCATCACCCACGTCCTGCGCGGCGCCGAGTGGCTGGCCTCCACCTCCAAGCACCTGCTTCTGTACAAGGCCTTTGGCTGGGAGCCCCCTCGGTTCGGCCACCTCCCGCTGCTGCTGAACAAGGACGGTGGCAAGCTGTCCAAGAGGCAGGGGGACATCTTCCTGGAGCGCTTTGCTCGGGACGGCTTCCTGCCCGAGGCGCTGCTGGACATCGTCACCAACTGCGGCTCGGGCTTCACAG AGAAGCAGATGGGGAGGACTTTGGAGGAGCTGATCTCCCAGTTTGAAGTAGGCAGAATTACAACCCATTCTGCTCTCCTGGACCTTGAAGCACTCCCAGAATTCAACAG GATTCACCTCACCCGTCACATTGAGAACCAAGGGCTGCGCCAGAAGCTGGttagggagctgcaggggctggtggAGCTCGTCTATGGGGATCAGCAAGTGGATCCAGATGTTCTGGAAGATGAATACGTGGAGCGAGTCCTTCTGCTGAGAAAA GGTCACATAAGCCTCCTGAAGAGTCTGGTGTCGAGTGATTACTCTTACCTGTGGGTCAGGCCCTTGGTGTCCCGGCAGCAGCTACAAACAATTTCTGCAGAAGCAGATGAAATAGGAAAACTAGTCTTAGG GCTAATGACAAGGCCAGCAGCTGCCTTGACTGTGGAGGAGCTGAACAAAGACCTGAGAAGTCTCCAGAAGCAAACCAGAGAGACCAAGTACAGCAGCATGATGCAGCTCCTGCGCCTGGCGCTCAGCGGGCGCCAG CACGGCCCGAGCGTTGCTGAGATGATGGTGACTCTGGGAGCTGAGGAGGTGTGTGGCCGCATACgcagagccctgtccagctga